The genomic window tataatgaaaaaatgaaataaatactaaatgGAAATGGTATGTCCCGTTTCCAAAATAGACATATCCATTGAATATTTTACGTAAAAACAAACGCTAAACGAAAAAGTCAGTCAAACCATAATTTAAGACTTATATCACTTACGCATAAAAAGTGTTTGATATCATTCATGTCGACTTCCGATCCCTCTTCTTGAATAAGATCGATCACTGAATCCAACAAATCGCCTCTCAGTGCATCGACTCTAGGTCCAATCTGCGATGATCTTTCCGCGATCCGAGCATCGATGAGGCCTTGAAAAACCTGAAACAACCTCTCCGAACACATGACCTTCATCTCTTTCCGGATACCCTGTAGATCAAGAAACTCAAGAGACGGAAAATAATTTGCGAGGTTCGGTTTCCCCATTGTTTTCATCATACGAGACAAGGAGTCTTGGAGCTCCGTGGAGGCTCTCGGATCGTAACTACCTAAGTCGATCGAAAACACAACGTTTGAGTCTACATTAAGCGACGTGATGAAGCACGCACGTACGAGCAATGTCGACGGAGAAGCCTCGTTCGCCTCTTTGGATAATGAAATGTTACAAGTTCTTTC from Arabidopsis thaliana chromosome 3, partial sequence includes these protein-coding regions:
- a CDS encoding Cytochrome P450 superfamily protein, coding for MATFDVVSLEVMDTGDKTFLTGASQSHEVRKVEESERTCNISLSKEANEASPSTLLVRACFITSLNVDSNVVFSIDLGSYDPRASTELQDSLSRMMKTMGKPNLANYFPSLEFLDLQGIRKEMKVMCSERLFQVFQGLIDARIAERSSQIGPRVDALRGDLLDSVIDLIQEEGSEVDMNDIKHFLCRLRHYSEPIKKMVYKIKELGKRINDLSGYQEV
- a CDS encoding Cytochrome P450 superfamily protein, coding for MATFDVVSLEVMDTGDKTFLTGASQSHEVRKVEESERTCNISLSKEANEASPSTLLVRACFITSLNVDSNVVFSIDLGSYDPRASTELQDSLSRMMKTMGKPNLANYFPSLEFLDLQGIRKEMKVMCSERLFQVFQGLIDARIAERSSQIGPRVDALRGDLLDSVIDLIQEEGSEVDMNDIKHFLCRLRHYSEPIKKMVYKIKELGKRINDLSGYVHILYSLSVGLILITEFCLLVVIYGYWDAYMDTCRYQEV